DNA from Rosa rugosa chromosome 6, drRosRugo1.1, whole genome shotgun sequence:
GACATCAAACCTTCCGGAACCTTCATCCTCACCGAGATATTAATAATCCCATTCCTCACTCCTCTCTCATCCCTCAACGTATAACTCAGAAAATGCAAGTAGTTCTCAGGCACCCACCCGCCGATGAAGTCCGACACCGGAATGCTAGCCGCTCCGATCGTCCTTGCACCGTTCTTGCATTGTACTTCCAATATCAGATTCCTAGCCTGCGCCGGAAGTTCGACCTCAATCTTCTCGTTCCACCTTGGACCGCCACCTTCGCAGTCAGTCTCCGCCGTCCGGTACAACTTGGAGGTGGATACGGCAGCGTCGGTCCGCACAGTAACGAAGGAGTTTTTCTTAAAGGGTTTTCGGTTTGATTTCAGATTTTCTGCTGAGAGAACAGTGATTTCTACATGTCGAGACGTCATGGTGTTGAAATGAAGTTTTGATGAATCACTTCTGCTAAGAAAATTTGTTGGGAACTACTAAACTAGTGAGAGTAACGACTCGTGTGGATTGTTATATATAGGGTAGGAACCCTAATAATTCCTAGGAAGGAatagaaaggagagagaaacaACGATGTGATTTCTGCTGGGATTTGGAAACCAACTCGGAAGGGCTTTCTTGAGTTGACCTTTGGATTTTAGTGGGGTGTAGGGCTGTCAATGAGTCGtatcgggttgggttcgtgtcagGTCAAGGTATTTATCGTGTAGTAAGatacaaactcaaactcaatcCATTTAATAattgtgtcaaaaatttaaactaaaacccaacctatttattaaacaggttacccgtttccaacatGAATAACTCATTTAACAAATACgtcgtgtcgtgttagacaaaatgggTCATTTTAATAattgtgtcaaaaatttaaaccaaaactcaaccta
Protein-coding regions in this window:
- the LOC133716646 gene encoding BON1-associated protein 1-like, which gives rise to MKHVAKESDSSKLHFNTMTSRHVEITVLSAENLKSNRKPFKKNSFVTVRTDAAVSTSKLYRTAETDCEGGGPRWNEKIEVELPAQARNLILEVQCKNGARTIGAASIPVSDFIGGWVPENYLHFLSYTLRDERGVRNGIINISVRMKVPEGLMSTYARKVTSGFATTSSQTKVGYLAVENSGVTTGVPLNWNSYPRVQY